A stretch of the Vitis riparia cultivar Riparia Gloire de Montpellier isolate 1030 chromosome 13, EGFV_Vit.rip_1.0, whole genome shotgun sequence genome encodes the following:
- the LOC117928441 gene encoding uncharacterized protein LOC117928441, with amino-acid sequence MATPSQSRSSGRGEEDNSEWRQAIERRQLASERQLQTLLKETARLREENAILRIQASSTGPPRRQHSRGQVANSRPHLESIYPGTAETIPETHNARPQEPHTPMPRAPREESSDFTHFSSKRRRDRRSQLSGAMRARLGPQQPGRPKPPANTTRGVHHDPTVTPIPQNVLSHRDPLVTPMVQNVPPHQAVRSIGKNPPNEPPIGSISKRLDDMLSTPFCSHIIHYEPPRGFLVPKFSTYDGCSDPFDHIMHYRQLMTLDIGNDPLLCKVFPASLQGQALSWFHRLPPNSVDNFRDLSEAFVGQYLCSARHKQNINTLQNIKMKDNESLREFVKRFGQAVLQVEACSMDAVLQIFKRSICPGTPFFESLAKKPPVTMDDLFRRANKYSMLEDDVRAATQQVLVAAQPSKGNIEGSVKLPDRPRPSDQRWPRPLGSDPSRRDHSKKCAYHKKHGHTTETCRSLQYLVERLIKAGHLRQYLRSDARDRDASRNRDSGAPTVPATPKAVINYINGGPSDEEMNSKRKRQKLLREAMVRESVNSIRLGITGGSPHPIDGTITFPPVDPTRILRPYHDALILSLGIDKFDVRCILVDPGSSADLIQASVVSHMGHNLVGLENPGRILSGFNGASTISLGDIVLPVQAGPVTLNVLFSVVQDLSPFNIILGRTWLHCMKAIPSTYHQMVSFLTEDGQINLYGSQLAARQCYQIARESKTSQENEPLPESTHALDQ; translated from the exons ATGGCCACGCCTTCCCAAAGTCGCTCATCTGGTAGAGGAGAAGAAGACAATTCTGAATGGCGCCAAGCCATCGAAAGAAGGCAGTTAGCAAGCGAGCGACAACTGCAAACTCTCCTCAAGGAGACGGCAAGGTTAAGAGAGGAAAATGCAATATTGCGGATCCAGGCATCATCGACGGGGCCACCCCGTCGTCAACACTCTAGAGGCCAAGTAGCCAACTCAAGGCCTCATCTGGAGTCGATCTACCCCGGAACAGCGGAAACGATCCCTGAAACACACAACGCTAGGCCGCAGGAGCCACACACACCCATGCCTCGAGCTCCCCGTGAAGAAAGCTCAGATTTCACCCATTTCTCGTCAAAGAGACGGCGTGACAGAAGATCCCAGTTATCGGGCGCTATGCGCGCGAGACTAGGACCCCAGCAGCCTGGCAGGCCCAAGCCACCAGCAAACACCACAAGGGGAGTGCACCATGACCCTACGGTCACCCCCATACCACAAAACGTTCTCTCGCACCGTGACCCTTTGGTCACCCCCATGGTGCAGAACGTTCCACCGCACCAAGCGGTACGATCCATTGGGAAAAATCCCCCGAACGAGCCACCCATCGGCTCCATTAGCAAAAggctggatgacatgctctccacgcctttctgCTCTCATATCATTCATTACGAGCCCCCAAGGGGGTTCCTCGTACCAAAGTTCTCCACGTACGATGGGTGCAGTGACCCcttcgaccatatcatgcattatcgGCAGCTCATGACCCTCGATATAGGCAACGACCCGCTGCTGTGCAAGGTATTCCCCGCCAGTCTACAAGGACAGGCCCTCTCATGGTTTCATCGCCTACCTCCTAACTCGGTGGACAACTTCAGAGACCTTTCAGAAGCTTTCGTAGGACAATACCTATGCTCCGCTCGGCATAAACAGAACATCAACACCttgcaaaatataaaaatgaaggataatGAATCCTTGAGGGAATTCGTGAAACGATTTGGCCAAGCCGTCCTACAAGTGGAAGCTTGCAGCATGGACGCTGTCCTGCAAATCTTCAAGCGAAGCATCTGTCCAGGCACTCCATTTTTTGAATCACTAGCTAAGAAACCTCCCGTGACGATGGACGATTTGTTTCGACGTGCGAACAAATATTCCATGCTTGAGGATGACGTACGGGCAGCCACCCAGCAAGTATTGGTTGCCGCGCAGCCGTCCAAAGGGAATATAGAAGGAAGCGTTAAACTTCCGGACAGGCCAAGGCCATCCGATCAGAG GTGGCCCAGACCCCTCGGATCGGACCCATCCAGGAGAGATCACAGCAAAAAATGCGCTTACCACAAGAAGCATGGCCATACTACGGAGACGTGCAGAAGCCTCCAGTATTTGGTGGAAAGGCTTATAAAGGCGGGACATTTAAGGCAATACCTTCGCTCAGATGCCAGAGATAGAGACGCCTCCCGGAACCGCGACTCTGGAGCCCCCACGGTTCCAGCCACCCCCAAAGCCGTTATAAACTACATCAATGGAGGTCCGTCGGATGAAGAGATGAATTCCAAACGAAAGAGGCAAAAATTATTACGAGAGGCAATGGTGCGTGAGAGCGTCAACTCCATCCGACTTGGGATAACCGGAGGAAGCCCTCACCCCATAGACGGAACAATCACTTTTCCACCAGTAGACCCCACACGGATATTACGTCCGTACCACGACGCCCTCATTCTATCCTTAGGGATAGACAAATTCGATGTAAGATGCATCTTAGTTGACCCAGGCAGTTCAGCTGACCTGATACAAGCATCAGTCGTAAGCCACATGGGACATAATTTAGTCGGTCTCGAAAACCCTGGGAGAATCCTGTCCGGATTCAACGGGGCATCAACTATTTCCTTAGGAGATATTGTACTACCAGTTCAAGCTGGCCCAGTCACTCTCAACGTCCTATTTTCGGTGGTACAAGATTTGTCACCCTTCAATATTATCTTGGGGCGCACATGGCTGCATTGCATGAAAGCCATCCCCTCCACGTATCATCAGATGGTAAGCTTTCTTACTGAGGATGGGCAAATCAACCTATACGGCAGTCAGCTAGCTGCTCGCCAATGCTACCAGATAGCAAGAGAATCAAAGACCAGTCAAGAGAATGAACCTCTCCCTGAGTCCACACACGCACTCGACCAATAG
- the LOC117928658 gene encoding elongation factor 1-alpha-like has protein sequence MGKEKVHINIVVIGHVDSGKSTTTGHLIYKLGGIDKRVIERFEKEAAEMNKRSFKYAWVLDKLKAERERGITIDIALWKFETTKYYCTVIDAPGHRDFIKNMITGTSQADCAVLIIDSTTGGFEAGISKDGQTREHALLAFTLGVRQMICCCNKMDATTPKYSKARYDEIVKEVSSYLKKVGYNPDKIPFVPISGFEGDNMIERSTNLDWYKGPTLLEALDMVQEPKRPSDKPLRLPLQDVYKIGGIGTVPVGRVETGILKPGMVVTFGPTGLTTEVKSVEMHHESLVEALPGDNVGFNVKNVAVKDLKRGFVASNSKDDPAKEAANFISQVIIMNHPGQIGNGYAPVLDCHTSHIAVKFAEIMTKIDRRSGKELEKEPKFLKNGDAGLVKMIPTKPMVVETFSEYPPLGRFAVRDMRQTVAVGVIKNVEKKDPSGAKVTKSAAKKK, from the exons ATGGGTAAGGAGAAGGTCCACATTAACATTGTGGTCATTGGCCATGTTGATTCTGGCAAGTCAACCACAACTGGCCATCTGATCTACAAGCTTGGAGGAATTGACAAGCGTGTCATTGAGCGGTTTGAAAAGGAGGCTGCTGAGATGAATAAGCGGTCATTTAAGTATGCCTGGGTGCTTGACAAGCTCAAGGCTGAGCGGGAGCGTGGTATCACTATTGACATTGCATTGTGGAAGTTTGAGACCACCAAATACTACTGCACAGTCATTGATGCTCCCGGACATCGTGACTTCATCAAGAATATGATTACTGGAACCTCCCAAGCTGACTGTGCTGTCCTTATCATTGACTCTACTACTGGAGGCTTTGAAGCTGGCATTTCCAAGGATGGGCAGACTCGTGAGCATGCTCTCCTTGCTTTCACCCTTGGTGTCAGGCAGATGATCTGCTGCTGCAACAAG ATGGATGCTACAACCCCTAAGTACTCAAAGGCGAGATATGATGAAATTGTTAAGGAAGTCTCTTCCTACTTGAAGAAGGTTGGCTACAACCCCGACAAGATTCCTTTTGTTCCCATCTCTGGTTTTGAAGGAGACAACATGATAGAGAGGTCAACCAACCTTGACTGGTACAAGGGCCCAACCCTTCTTGAGGCCCTTGACATGGTTCAAGAGCCAAAGAGACCCTCAGACAAGCCCCTCCGTCTCCCACTTCAGGATGTCTACAAGATTGGTGGCATTGGCACTGTCCCAGTGGGACGGGTTGAGACTGGTATCCTCAAGCCTGGTATGGTTGTGACTTTTGGTCCCACTGGACTGACCACTGAAGTAAAGTCAGTGGAGATGCACCATGAGTCTCTTGTGGAGGCTCTTCCTGGTGACAATGTTGGGTTCAATGTGAAGAATGTGGCTGTCAAGGATCTCAAGCGTGGCTTTGTTGCATCAAACTCCAAGGATGATCCTGCCAAGGAGGCAGCAAACTTCATATCCCAGGTTATTATCATGAACCACCCTGGCCAGATTGGCAATGGCTATGCCCCTGTTCTGGATTGCCACACATCCCATATTGCTGTCAAGTTTGCTGAGATCATGACCAAGATTGACAGACGGTCTGGTAAGGAACTTGAGAAGGAGCCCAAGTTCTTGAAGAATGGTGATGCAGGTTTGGTTAAGATGATTCCCACCAAGCCCATGGTGGTTGAGACCTTCTCTGAGTATCCCCCTCTAGGGCGTTTTGCTGTGAGGGACATGCGTCAGACAGTGGCTGTTGGAGTCATCAAGAACGTGGAAAAGAAGGATCCTTCGGGAGCCAAGGTCACAAAGTCTGCTGCCAAGAAGAAGTGA
- the LOC117927727 gene encoding uncharacterized protein LOC117927727 has translation MVAEDPIQKTWEDDSSDLDESVETLSLCDLPMYGDIGGDWDDSFKDDQSSSSDQEFFEFFSEDFTASTSPAAENIVFCGKLITYKKLPVCEDTQKLEDRTEKKQQQPKEGGLLQRGLKSFKRGKESRSKSMDGSHGQGLKLQQAPSSKSLPDAAAENYGLSPRKSADKYDITFPRMPIMTYPPKSQWQMFFGMVRIPTEMELRDIKNRQSRRTPSMLVTSPEEGKKGGGHKRKGKSLWGLLKALGCSSSHANTVAKASPSCNIPQPESVRWVD, from the coding sequence ATGGTTGCTGAGGATCCAATCCAGAAAACTTGGGAAGATGACAGTAGCGATTTGGATGAATCAGTGGAGACACTGTCTTTATGTGATCTTCCTATGTATGGGGATATTGGTGGGGATTGGGATGATAGCTTCAAGGATGATCAGAGTTCATCTTCTGATCAGGAGTTCTTCGAGTTCTTCAGCGAGGATTTCACTGCATCGACCAGCCCGGCGGCCGAGAACATTGTCTTCTGCGGGAAGCTCATTACTTACAAAAAATTACCAGTTTGCGAGGACACCCAGAAGCTTGAAGACAGGACTGAAAAGAAACAGCAACAGCCCAAGGAGGGAGGCCTTCTCCAGAGGGGATTGAAGTCATTCAAGAGAGGGAAAGAATCCCGATCAAAGAGTATGGATGGCAGCCACGGGCAAGGCCTGAAGCTTCAACAAGCCCCGTCTTCCAAGTCCTTGCCAGACGCAGCAGCAGAGAATTATGGGTTGTCGCCAAGAAAGAGCGCGGACAAGTATGATATTACATTCCCCAGAATGCCCATAATGACATACCCACCAAAATCCCAATGGCAGATGTTCTTTGGAATGGTGAGAATCCCCACAGAGATGGAGTTGAGGGACATCAAGAACAGGCAGAGCCGACGGACCCCATCAATGCTGGTCACATCGCCGGAAGAAGGCAAAAAGGGAGGCGGCCATAAGAGGAAAGGAAAGAGCTTATGGGGACTGCTGAAAGCTTTGGGGTGCAGCTCAAGCCATGCCAACACGGTG